One segment of Peromyscus leucopus breed LL Stock chromosome 5, UCI_PerLeu_2.1, whole genome shotgun sequence DNA contains the following:
- the Herpud1 gene encoding homocysteine-responsive endoplasmic reticulum-resident ubiquitin-like domain member 1 protein isoform X1, whose translation MEPEPQPEPQPEPQPEQVTLLVKSPNQRHRDLELSGDRSWSVSHLKAHLSRVYPERPRPEDQRLIYSGKMLLDHQCLRDLLPKQEKRHVLHLVCNVKNPSKTPEASTKGAESTEQLANANQAQHPGDSPSDGLRQREGLRNLSPSGWENISRPEAVQQAFQGLGPGFSGYTTYGWLQLSWFQQIYARQYYMQYLAATAASGAFVPTPSAQEIPVVSTPAPAPIHNQFPAENQPANQNAAAQVVVNPGANQNLRMNAQGGPLVEEDDEINRDWLDWTYSAATFSVFLSILYFYSSLSRFLMVMGATVVMYLHHVGWFPFRQRPVQNFPDDGPPQEAANQDPNNNLQEGTDPETEDPNHLPPDRNVLDPEQTSPSFMSTAWLVFKTFFASLLPEGPPAIAN comes from the exons ATGGAGCCCGAGCCGCAGCCCGAGCCGCAGCCTGAGCCGCAGCCCGAGCAGGTCACGCTGCTGGTGAAGAGCCCCAACCAGCGCCACCGCGACTTGGAGCTGAGCGGCGACCGCAGCTGGAGTGTGAGCCACCTTAAGGCCCACCTGAGCCGAGTCTACCCCGAGCGCCCG CGCCCGGAGGACCAGAGGTTGATATATTCTGGGAAGATGCTGCTGGATCACCAGTGTCTCCGAGACTTGCTTCCAAAG CAGGAAAAGCGACACGTTCTGCACCTCGTGTGCAATGTGAAGAACCCCTCAAAAACGCCAGAAGCCAGCACAAAG GGTGCTGAATCCACAGAGCAGCTGGCTAACGCTAATCAGGCACAGCATCCTGGGGATTCCCCGAGTGATGGCTTAAGGCAACGGGAAGGTCTTCGGAACCTTTCTCCCTCCGGATGGGAGAACATCTCAAG GCCTGAAGCTGTCCAGCAGGCATTCCAAGGCCTCGGGCCTGGCTTCTCTGGCTACACAACCTATGGGTGGCTGCAGCTCTCTTGGTTCCAGCAGATCTATGCAAGACAGTACTATATGCAATA cctAGCTGCCACTGCGGCATCAGGAGCTTTTGTCCCAACACCAAGTGCACAAGAAATACCTGTGGTCTCGACACCGGCTCCAGCCCCTATTCACAACCAGTTTCCAGCCGAAAACCAGCCAGCCAATCAGAACGCAGCTGCTCAAGTGGTTGTTAATCCTGGAGCCAATCAGAACTTGCGGATGAATGCCCAAGGTGGCCCTCTTGTGGAAGAAGATGATGAGATAAACAGAGACTGGCTGGATTGGACCTACTCAGCAGCGACCTTTTCCGTGTTCCTCAGCATCCTCTACTTCTACTCCTCCCTGAGCAGATTCCTCATGGTCATGGGCGCCACCGTTGTCATGTACCT GCATCACGTTGGGTGGTTTCCATTCAGACAGCGGCCAGTTCAGAACTTCCCTGATGATGGTCCTCCTCAGGAAGCTGCAAACCAGGACCCCAACAATAACCTCCAG GAAGGCACGGATCCGGAAACGGAAGACCCCAACCACCTTCCCCCAGATCGTAACGTGCTGGACCCTGAGCAGACCAGCCCTTCGTTTATGAGCACAGCATGGCTAGTCTTCAAGACTTTCTTTGCCTCTCTTCTTCCAGAAGGCCCGCCAGCTATAGCAAACTGA
- the Herpud1 gene encoding homocysteine-responsive endoplasmic reticulum-resident ubiquitin-like domain member 1 protein isoform X2, which translates to MEPEPQPEPQPEPQPEQVTLLVKSPNQRHRDLELSGDRSWSVSHLKAHLSRVYPERPRPEDQRLIYSGKMLLDHQCLRDLLPKEKRHVLHLVCNVKNPSKTPEASTKGAESTEQLANANQAQHPGDSPSDGLRQREGLRNLSPSGWENISRPEAVQQAFQGLGPGFSGYTTYGWLQLSWFQQIYARQYYMQYLAATAASGAFVPTPSAQEIPVVSTPAPAPIHNQFPAENQPANQNAAAQVVVNPGANQNLRMNAQGGPLVEEDDEINRDWLDWTYSAATFSVFLSILYFYSSLSRFLMVMGATVVMYLHHVGWFPFRQRPVQNFPDDGPPQEAANQDPNNNLQEGTDPETEDPNHLPPDRNVLDPEQTSPSFMSTAWLVFKTFFASLLPEGPPAIAN; encoded by the exons ATGGAGCCCGAGCCGCAGCCCGAGCCGCAGCCTGAGCCGCAGCCCGAGCAGGTCACGCTGCTGGTGAAGAGCCCCAACCAGCGCCACCGCGACTTGGAGCTGAGCGGCGACCGCAGCTGGAGTGTGAGCCACCTTAAGGCCCACCTGAGCCGAGTCTACCCCGAGCGCCCG CGCCCGGAGGACCAGAGGTTGATATATTCTGGGAAGATGCTGCTGGATCACCAGTGTCTCCGAGACTTGCTTCCAAAG GAAAAGCGACACGTTCTGCACCTCGTGTGCAATGTGAAGAACCCCTCAAAAACGCCAGAAGCCAGCACAAAG GGTGCTGAATCCACAGAGCAGCTGGCTAACGCTAATCAGGCACAGCATCCTGGGGATTCCCCGAGTGATGGCTTAAGGCAACGGGAAGGTCTTCGGAACCTTTCTCCCTCCGGATGGGAGAACATCTCAAG GCCTGAAGCTGTCCAGCAGGCATTCCAAGGCCTCGGGCCTGGCTTCTCTGGCTACACAACCTATGGGTGGCTGCAGCTCTCTTGGTTCCAGCAGATCTATGCAAGACAGTACTATATGCAATA cctAGCTGCCACTGCGGCATCAGGAGCTTTTGTCCCAACACCAAGTGCACAAGAAATACCTGTGGTCTCGACACCGGCTCCAGCCCCTATTCACAACCAGTTTCCAGCCGAAAACCAGCCAGCCAATCAGAACGCAGCTGCTCAAGTGGTTGTTAATCCTGGAGCCAATCAGAACTTGCGGATGAATGCCCAAGGTGGCCCTCTTGTGGAAGAAGATGATGAGATAAACAGAGACTGGCTGGATTGGACCTACTCAGCAGCGACCTTTTCCGTGTTCCTCAGCATCCTCTACTTCTACTCCTCCCTGAGCAGATTCCTCATGGTCATGGGCGCCACCGTTGTCATGTACCT GCATCACGTTGGGTGGTTTCCATTCAGACAGCGGCCAGTTCAGAACTTCCCTGATGATGGTCCTCCTCAGGAAGCTGCAAACCAGGACCCCAACAATAACCTCCAG GAAGGCACGGATCCGGAAACGGAAGACCCCAACCACCTTCCCCCAGATCGTAACGTGCTGGACCCTGAGCAGACCAGCCCTTCGTTTATGAGCACAGCATGGCTAGTCTTCAAGACTTTCTTTGCCTCTCTTCTTCCAGAAGGCCCGCCAGCTATAGCAAACTGA